One Gymnogyps californianus isolate 813 chromosome 11, ASM1813914v2, whole genome shotgun sequence genomic window carries:
- the CTXND1 gene encoding cortexin domain-containing 1 protein, with translation MEGPTPEPVYVDVDKGLTLACFVFLCLFLIVMIIRCAKVIMDPYSAIPTSTWEEQHLDD, from the coding sequence ATGGAGGGACCAACCCCAGAGCCCGTGTACGTTGACGTGGACAAGGGACTGACATTAGCATGTTttgtcttcctctgcctcttcttGATTGTGATGATTATTCGCTGTGCAAAAGTCATCATGGACCCTTACAGTGCCATCCCTACATCTACGTGGGAGGAGCAGCATCTAGATGACTGA